The sequence GATGGTCTTGTCTATCATCGCTTCCGCTTCGCTTCTCACACCTACGTCAGTCTTGACGGCCAGCACACGTCCCCCTGCTCCCAGGCCACGGATCTCCTTTTCAGTATCCTTCAAGGTGCCCTCTCGATACATCGGCTTACCCAGACTGCGGGCCGCCAGCACCACATTGGCCCCCTCTCTGGCGAAGGCAATAGCCAGGCCTTTGCCTATTCCCCGGCTACTGCCAGTAACTATGGCTACCTTTCCGTCGAATCTCATGTCTCGATAGCCCTCCTTCTACTGATTATTGGATTGGCGGCTGTGCTGCCGCACCTTCGCTTGCAGTATGTATTACAATCAGCTCACACTCACATTAGCATACAGAGATGACGAAAAGGTGACAACAGTGTGACATGAATATGACAAATGGCCGGCCGTTATTTCCCCATTGCTGACAAGTTATGGCGGCCAGCCGACCCATTCGAAGACGCCTATCATCCTCAGTCCGATGTATAGTGCCAGGATGCTGAATATCCAGGCTAACTGTTTGGATGGAAGGCTATGCGCTATACGTACACCCACCTGGGCCATGACGAAGCCGGTCGCTGCCAGGCATAGCCAGGGCCAAATGTACACATATCCGATGGAGGGTGAAGGTATTCCAGCAACGCTGACACCGTTGACGATGTAGCCTGCAATCCCACCAACACTGATCATGGAAATGGCGGCCACTGATGTTCCCACTGCCACGTGCATCCGAAAGCCCAAAACCAAAACCATCAAGGGCACCATGAACACACCACCGCCAACTCCTGTGAGTCCTGCCATGAAGCTGAGGGGAAGAGCCCATATGCCCCATAACCAGAAGTTGACCTTCGGTTCCCTGTTAGCCACATGCACATTGGCGGTCACCATCCCGACGGCTACGGCGAGAACAGTTACCCCAAAGATTATCTTCAGTGGAGTTGCGGAAATGTGGCTGGCTAAGGTGGCCCCGCCAAAA is a genomic window of Chloroflexota bacterium containing:
- a CDS encoding sulfite exporter TauE/SafE family protein, whose product is MTPIHIIALLCTGLVQGLISGTLGAGGGWLMTPVQYWVYKEMGIPSDIAIRMAFATGLFVMLPVCAASAWGHSRRQAVWWKPALALGGFGLLGAFGGATLASHISATPLKIIFGVTVLAVAVGMVTANVHVANREPKVNFWLWGIWALPLSFMAGLTGVGGGVFMVPLMVLVLGFRMHVAVGTSVAAISMISVGGIAGYIVNGVSVAGIPSPSIGYVYIWPWLCLAATGFVMAQVGVRIAHSLPSKQLAWIFSILALYIGLRMIGVFEWVGWPP